A genomic segment from Capra hircus breed San Clemente chromosome 15, ASM170441v1, whole genome shotgun sequence encodes:
- the LOC102171358 gene encoding oocyte-secreted protein 1 — protein sequence MKPSSGLRGLLVLFSLTWTCAGDWSAMKVRCSYFWFYAKIKPTLFHNLYMNPDEAFLGDDCPVTYVSPDAHYEFFYYSNKCGIVTKTFQETLLLQTKIKYLSSNSGDMAEMPVSCVVTKQACMSPLSNETESGDDETSSEDMEVAYVLQSQNNLNAIFSLCAK from the exons ATGAAGCCTTCCTCGGGATTAAGAGGACTCTTAGTCCTTTTCTCTTTGACATGGACTTGTGCTGGAGATTGGTCAG CTATGAAAGTACGCTGCAGCTACTTTTGGTTCTATGCAAAGATTAAACCCACActatttcacaatttgtacaTGAATCCTGATGAAGCATTTTTAGGAGATGACTGCCCTGTAACCTACGTTTCACCAGATGCTCATTATGAATTTTTCTACTATTCTAATAAATGTGGCATCGTAACCAAA ACTTTCCAGGAGACTCTTCTGCTTCAGACTAAAATCAAGTATCTCTCAAGTAACTCCGGAGACATGGCTGAAATGCCCGTGTCCTGTGTCGTCACGAAGCAAGCATG catgtctcctttgtcaaatgaaactgaaagtggagatGATGAAACCAGCTCTGAAGACATGGAAGTTGCTTACGTATTGCAGTCACA gaATAATCTGAATGCTATATTCTCTCTGTGTGCCAAATGA